A window of Dorea formicigenerans contains these coding sequences:
- a CDS encoding DUF551 domain-containing protein, with translation MNNQQAIDRLVKHLEWGWSKETVDAIEMGIHALKETQWIPCSERLPKTGEYVLISCEGFDVPSVGKYEENDIGGTFYLREDVPCEDFGIAVEAWRPLTEPYKE, from the coding sequence ATGAATAATCAACAAGCAATAGATAGATTGGTGAAACATCTTGAATGGGGCTGGTCTAAGGAAACAGTAGATGCTATTGAAATGGGGATACATGCACTGAAAGAAACTCAGTGGATTCCATGCAGTGAAAGATTGCCGAAAACTGGAGAATATGTATTGATATCATGCGAAGGTTTTGACGTTCCAAGCGTCGGAAAATACGAGGAAAACGATATTGGAGGAACATTCTATCTTAGAGAAGACGTACCGTGTGAAGACTTCGGAATAGCCGTAGAAGCTTGGAGACCGCTTACAGAACCATATAAGGAGTAG
- a CDS encoding tyrosine-type recombinase/integrase has protein sequence MYNASIKTEIINNIIFEMSGYVDNMTLDIMQKVIEKQLVAVNMEEITNLPAEIRTSTEEQNRYYISLMMIKKKNLRPETKAQYRDAIMRLTSVIEKPLNKMDEIDIDSYLDWYEKRNVAAGGKKNQASTCNNERRYLSAFFTWMRKEKFMSYNPVEATEPMKEVIKPIDYFRPAQIEQLREGCVSLRDRAIIEVLRSTGARVGEIPQINIDHVDWATGDIMIMSEKSYKYRLLYLDEVARYHLRKYLDSRTDDNEALFVWDKAPYNRLKKSGIRNAMKEVGKNMDCKVYPHKLRKTLGVNLKDKGTDIGIIQEVMGHANPTVTSRYYAQISPEAMRDVRRRTA, from the coding sequence ATGTATAATGCCAGTATCAAAACCGAAATTATTAATAATATCATCTTCGAGATGTCTGGATATGTAGACAACATGACCTTAGATATCATGCAAAAAGTCATTGAAAAACAATTAGTAGCCGTGAACATGGAAGAGATTACCAATCTTCCGGCAGAAATCAGGACATCAACCGAAGAACAGAACCGTTATTACATCAGCCTCATGATGATCAAGAAAAAGAACTTACGTCCAGAGACCAAGGCTCAGTACCGTGATGCCATTATGCGTCTTACCAGTGTCATAGAAAAGCCACTTAACAAAATGGACGAGATTGACATTGACAGTTATCTCGACTGGTATGAGAAGCGGAACGTGGCAGCAGGAGGCAAGAAGAATCAGGCGTCCACATGCAACAACGAACGCCGATACTTATCAGCCTTTTTCACATGGATGCGCAAAGAAAAGTTCATGAGCTATAATCCGGTGGAGGCTACGGAGCCGATGAAGGAAGTAATAAAGCCAATTGATTACTTCCGGCCGGCACAGATCGAACAGCTCCGGGAGGGTTGCGTCTCTCTGAGAGACAGAGCCATCATCGAAGTGCTCAGAAGTACCGGAGCACGCGTTGGAGAAATTCCACAGATTAACATCGATCACGTAGACTGGGCGACTGGAGACATCATGATTATGAGTGAAAAGTCTTACAAGTATCGTCTGCTGTATCTAGATGAAGTAGCCAGATATCACTTGCGGAAATACTTGGACAGTCGCACAGATGACAATGAAGCACTGTTCGTGTGGGACAAGGCGCCATATAACCGTCTAAAGAAGAGTGGCATCAGAAACGCCATGAAGGAAGTAGGCAAGAATATGGACTGTAAAGTCTATCCGCATAAGCTCAGAAAGACTCTGGGAGTTAATCTCAAGGATAAGGGAACAGACATTGGAATCATTCAGGAAGTGATGGGACACGCCAATCCGACTGTGACAAGTCGCTATTACGCGCAAATCAGTCCAGAGGCAATGAGAGATGTACGGAGAAGAACAGCGTAG
- a CDS encoding AsnC family protein: MKEYDKDLLRSLVEQGLTNRKIAEKMGLTQTQVQYRITADGLVGIRREGGDPTQRKPREVKEKHKEKPKGSNGDRKKCKTCKWRARYPVSLCNYGAFHKFSRSHYCTADNCTVYEKGKPMKEKLS, from the coding sequence GTGAAAGAATATGATAAAGACTTGCTGAGATCCCTGGTAGAACAGGGGCTGACCAATAGAAAGATAGCAGAAAAGATGGGACTTACCCAAACACAGGTACAATATAGAATTACGGCAGATGGATTAGTCGGAATTCGAAGAGAGGGTGGAGACCCAACACAGAGAAAGCCGCGGGAAGTAAAGGAAAAACACAAAGAAAAACCAAAAGGCTCAAACGGTGATAGAAAAAAATGCAAGACCTGTAAATGGCGTGCAAGATATCCTGTCAGCTTATGTAATTACGGAGCATTCCATAAATTTTCCAGAAGCCATTACTGCACAGCTGATAATTGCACTGTCTACGAAAAAGGCAAACCAATGAAAGAAAAACTAAGTTAA
- a CDS encoding XF1762 family protein, with protein sequence MELKEAQDYINTYHRHHKAAHRDKFRIAATIDGKVVGVVQVGRPVSRVLDDGNTLEVLRLCTTGEKDICSFLYSRAARIAKEMGYSKIITYILESENGASLKASGWTCEADGVGGSNWNTPSRPREMVTNQMSLFPEKQKYPINEKKQRWSKQLK encoded by the coding sequence ATGGAGCTGAAAGAAGCACAAGATTATATAAATACATATCATCGACATCACAAAGCAGCTCATAGAGATAAATTTAGAATTGCAGCCACAATAGATGGAAAAGTTGTTGGAGTGGTTCAAGTTGGCAGACCTGTATCGAGAGTATTGGACGATGGCAATACATTAGAAGTGCTTAGATTATGTACAACTGGAGAAAAGGATATATGTAGTTTTCTATATAGCAGAGCCGCACGAATCGCAAAAGAAATGGGATATTCAAAAATTATAACATATATTCTTGAATCCGAAAATGGCGCAAGCCTTAAAGCGTCTGGGTGGACTTGTGAAGCTGACGGAGTTGGTGGATCTAATTGGAATACGCCAAGCAGACCAAGAGAGATGGTAACGAATCAAATGAGTTTATTCCCAGAAAAACAAAAATATCCGATTAATGAAAAGAAACAAAGATGGAGTAAGCAATTGAAGTAA
- a CDS encoding ParB/RepB/Spo0J family partition protein — MDKLIYIPADQIHEHPDNPRKDLGDLTELAESIRQNGIMQNLTVIPGYWDNKRGFHEEEYTLLIGHRRYSAGKMAAVTEYPCRIITGMSYKEQVGTMLTENMQRVDLTIPEQAEGFQMMLDLGDTVEDIANKTGFSESTVRHRVNIAKLDKSTLKEKNDDEGFQLTLKDLYELEKIKSVEKRNEILRASYSSTDLATRARSAVADEKRKAKETAIIEKLEAAGIKKAPKEAENGIWTGSWKTVVEYDLNKDDDIGILDTEGKYWITQYQRIRIVKKVIKKQTRAEKRREKEEKERKARKKELKEITRVSTERRKQLILDIIAGKAAKPNEELVKNMCWVLLVEMGGVYKSLFIKYFTEKHDWECNDEEKAEANEKIQKLSIMEQMLILLHMRMSEKEPWDYNLRYDKEDGGILLECYRVFKMFGWFFDTEQEEQVLDGTHQYYRKDEDND, encoded by the coding sequence ATGGACAAATTAATATACATACCGGCTGATCAGATACATGAGCATCCGGATAACCCAAGAAAAGACTTAGGAGACCTTACAGAGCTTGCTGAGTCCATCAGACAAAATGGCATTATGCAAAATTTAACCGTCATTCCGGGATACTGGGACAACAAGAGAGGATTCCACGAGGAAGAATATACGCTTCTGATTGGTCACCGACGTTATTCCGCAGGGAAGATGGCAGCAGTCACAGAGTATCCTTGCCGTATTATTACCGGTATGAGCTACAAGGAACAGGTTGGAACCATGCTTACCGAGAATATGCAGCGCGTAGACCTTACGATTCCGGAGCAGGCAGAAGGCTTCCAGATGATGCTAGATCTTGGAGACACTGTGGAAGACATTGCAAATAAGACAGGATTCAGTGAGAGCACAGTACGCCATAGAGTTAACATTGCCAAGCTGGATAAATCCACCCTGAAAGAAAAGAACGATGATGAGGGATTCCAGTTAACATTAAAAGACCTGTATGAATTGGAAAAAATAAAATCAGTAGAGAAGAGAAACGAAATCTTAAGAGCTTCCTACAGCTCCACGGACTTGGCGACACGCGCCAGAAGCGCAGTAGCAGACGAAAAGAGAAAAGCAAAAGAGACAGCGATTATAGAAAAGCTAGAGGCAGCAGGCATCAAGAAAGCTCCAAAGGAAGCAGAAAACGGCATCTGGACAGGATCATGGAAAACAGTGGTTGAATACGACCTAAACAAAGATGACGATATTGGAATTCTAGATACAGAAGGGAAATATTGGATAACTCAGTATCAGCGTATCAGAATTGTGAAAAAAGTTATAAAAAAGCAGACAAGAGCAGAAAAACGAAGAGAGAAGGAAGAAAAAGAACGAAAAGCCAGAAAAAAAGAACTTAAGGAAATCACAAGAGTGAGCACAGAAAGGCGTAAACAATTAATTCTGGACATTATTGCCGGGAAAGCAGCAAAACCGAACGAAGAGTTGGTAAAGAACATGTGCTGGGTACTACTGGTAGAGATGGGAGGGGTATACAAAAGTCTTTTTATAAAATATTTCACTGAAAAGCACGATTGGGAATGCAACGATGAAGAAAAAGCAGAAGCGAATGAAAAAATACAAAAACTAAGCATCATGGAGCAGATGCTCATATTATTACACATGAGAATGAGCGAGAAAGAGCCGTGGGATTACAACCTTAGATACGACAAGGAAGATGGAGGAATCCTCTTAGAGTGCTACAGAGTATTTAAGATGTTCGGATGGTTCTTCGACACAGAGCAAGAGGAACAGGTGCTGGACGGAACGCACCAATACTACAGAAAGGACGAGGATAATGACTGA
- a CDS encoding type II toxin-antitoxin system PemK/MazF family toxin — protein sequence MDSAKRNGAGYYDPTAFQAIKNTEKGAKKTMEIYRGDIFYIKKINQDTGRPAVIVSNNDINESQNMVEVAYLVEKPNESLPTHAKVKCHLPSTALCEQVVSVSKDRIDGFIRTCTDEEIEKINKGLSISLGITESDDTMAEKLKELTDSLSEAQRINDGLRNRIKEETDKQQELEKQLSQIETENTDETIKVAAERDIYKDLYMKLTEKLIGDKI from the coding sequence ATGGACAGTGCAAAAAGAAATGGAGCCGGTTATTACGACCCAACAGCATTTCAAGCTATCAAAAATACAGAGAAGGGAGCAAAAAAAACAATGGAAATATATAGAGGAGACATATTCTACATCAAAAAAATAAATCAGGACACAGGTAGACCTGCGGTTATCGTGTCGAACAACGACATTAACGAAAGTCAGAACATGGTAGAAGTGGCATATCTGGTAGAAAAGCCAAATGAATCACTGCCAACACACGCAAAAGTAAAATGCCATCTACCATCTACGGCGCTATGCGAGCAGGTTGTAAGTGTCAGCAAAGACAGAATTGACGGATTCATACGCACCTGTACGGACGAGGAAATAGAGAAAATTAACAAGGGGTTATCCATCTCACTCGGAATCACAGAAAGCGACGACACTATGGCAGAAAAGCTGAAAGAGCTGACAGATTCTCTGAGTGAGGCACAGAGAATAAATGATGGACTTCGAAACAGAATTAAGGAAGAGACTGATAAACAGCAGGAATTAGAAAAACAATTATCACAGATAGAGACAGAAAACACAGACGAAACCATCAAAGTCGCGGCAGAAAGAGACATATACAAAGACTTATACATGAAATTAACAGAAAAGCTTATAGGAGATAAGATTTAG